A region from the Pelobates fuscus isolate aPelFus1 chromosome 1, aPelFus1.pri, whole genome shotgun sequence genome encodes:
- the LOC134586182 gene encoding olfactory receptor 52K1-like produces the protein MYTNNTQPFPIYFILLGIPGLEAYYFDIAFVFSIVYAVSVLGNITLLLIIKIERSLHEPMYLFLSMLSSIDLMLTSSTAPKMLAVLWFSSYEIYFEACLTQMVFLHSFAIMESALLLAMAFDRYIAICNPLRYSTILTKHLIIAVGFLTVIRAAALMVPLPFLIKRLTFCSANVIHHCYCEHMAVVKLACADTTFNNIYGIVVALLIVGLDLIFIVWSYVVILHAVFRLSSKEARLKALGTCASHICAILVFYVPVVLSSVVHRFGKNVPIHIHILLANAYLMLPPLINPIVYGVKTKQIRNRVMKIMQLNIVCFAKTSTF, from the coding sequence ATGTATACTAATAATACACAGCCATTTCCCATATACTTCATCCTGTTGGGGATTCCTGGACTAGAAGCATACTACTTTGATATCGCTTTTGTGTTCTCCATCGTATACGCAGTGTCGGTTCTAGGAAATATCACCCTTCTTCTCATCATCAAGATAGAGCGAAGCCTCCATGAGCCCATGTATTTGTTTTTGTCCATGCTGTCATCAATTGACTTGATGCTTACCAGCTCCACTGCACCCAAAATGTTGGCAGTCCTCTGGTTCAGCTCATATGAGATCTACTTTGAGGCCTGCCTCACTCAGATGGTTTTCCTTCATTCCTTTGCTATCATGGAATCTGCTCTGCTCCTAGCAATGGCGTTTGACCGGTACATTGCTATCTGCAACCCACTGAGATACAGCACAATATTAACAAAACATCTTATTATTGCCGTTGGTTTCCTGACTGTAATCAGAGCAGCAGCATTAATGGTCCCATTACCTTTTCTTATAAAAAGATTGACATTTTGTTCCGCTAACGTTATACATCACTGTTACTGTGAACACATGGCCGTGGTGAAACTGGCATGTGCTGACACGACCTTTAATAATATTTATGGCATTGTGGTGGCTCTTCTCATTGTAGGCTTGGATTTGATATTTATAGTATGGTCATATGTAGTCATACTTCATGCTGTCTTTCGGTTGTCCTCTAAAGAAGCGAGGCTCAAGGCTCTTGGGACATGTGCTTCCCATATATGTGCCATCCTTGTTTTCTACGTGCCTGTAGTCCTCTCATCAGTGGTCCACAGGTTTGGAAAAAACGTTCCCATCCATATCCATATCTTATTGGCTAACGCCTACCTCATGCTACCTCCTCTGATTAACCCAATTGTTTATGgagtgaaaacaaaacaaattcgTAATCGGGTTATGAAGATAATGCAGCTAAATATCGTTTGCTTTGCAAAGACCTCCACATTTTGA